The DNA segment CGAAAACAGCAGCTTGCCCGAGGAATGGGTCTTGCCGCGGTCATGTTCGAAGAACACGCCCGGGAACGATGCAGCTGCGAAACGATCACACGCTCGGTGCCGTTGATGACGAAGGAGCCGTTGACGGTCATCAGGGGCAGTTCGCCCATGTAGACTTCCTGCTCCTTCATTTCCTTGACGACCGGCTTGGTCGGCGATTCCTTGTCCAGGATCACCAGGCGCACCTTGGCGCGCAAAGGCGATGCAAAGGTCAGGCCGCGCTGTTGGCATTCTTTCACATCGAAAGGAGGATCGCCCAGCACATACGACAGGAATTCGAGGCGCGCAAAACCATTGTGCGACACGATTGGAAAAATGGATGTGAAGGCAGACTGCAAGCCCTCATTTTGCGCAACGCTGGGCCCTTGTCCGCTTGCAGGAATCCCGTGTAGGATTCAAGCTGAGTCGCGAGCAGGTACGGAACGTTGTGGACGTTTGCGCGTTTCGCGAAAGACTTGCGAATACGCTTCTTCTCAGTAAATGAGTAGTGCATGGACACTCCGTGAGTGACAGGTAGATGGAGAATTCAGGTTTCGCTACGGGGAAGTCCTCTGCGAAAGCTCAATTCTCGACACCCGGTACTTTCATAAACTTGCTTCGGCTTGACTACCGCCTTACGCAAGTCGCATTCACTGCAAACAACGAAAACGACAAAGGAGCCAAAGCAGAAACCTTCCTTGAAAGGTCTCTCGCTTTGACTCCGGCGCTACAAATTAAAGCAACGCCCTGGCAAGCCGAATTACTTGAGGTCGGCCTTGGCGCCAGCTTCTTCCAGCTTCTTCTTGGCAGCTTCAGCTTCAGCTTTCGGCAGGCCTTCCTTGACTGGCTTCGGTGCACCGTCAACCAGATCCTTGGCTTCTTTCAGGCCCAGACCGGTGATTTCGCGGACGGCTTTAATGACGCCGACCTTGTTGGCGCCGATTTCGCTCAGAACGACCGTGAATTCGGTTTGTTCTTCAGCAGCAGCAGCAGCGCCGCCGCCAGCAGGACCAGCGACAGCCATTGCTGCAGCGGACACGCCGAATTTTTCTTCGAATGCCTTGACCAGGTCATTCAGTTCCATCACGGACAGCGCGCCTACGGCTTCCAGGATATCTTCTTTGCTAATTGCCATTTGAAACTCCTAATTTGTATTGATTACTTCATCCATTCGGTACACATGCGAGGGAAGCGGCGAAATTACGCTGCTTCGCTCTCTTTCTTGGCTGCCAGAGCAGCCAAGCCACGCGCAAATCCCGACACCGGTGCCTGCATCACGCCCAACAACTGGGCCAACAGGACTTCACGGCTCGGAATGCTGGCCAACGCGACAACACCGGCTTTATCCAGTGATTTGCCGGCGTAGTTACCTGCCTTGACAACCAGTTTGTCGTTGGTTTTGGCAAAGTCAGCGATGACTTTTGCTGCAGCAACGGCGTCCTCGGAGATCGAATAGATCAACGGGCCGGTCATTTCGGAGGAAAGGCCAGAAAATGCAGTTCCCTCGACAGCGCGACGAGCGAGCGTGTTTTTCAACACGCGCAGGTACACGCCTTGGGAACGCGCATTGGCGCGCAGTTGTGTCATGTGACCAACCTGGATGCCACGATATTCGGCAACGACGACGGTCTGCGCTTTTGCTACCTGGCGGAGACTTCGGCGACGACGGCCTTTTTGTCATTCAGATTGAGACTCAAGATCAACCTCCAAAAATGATGCTTGGCGACTGCATGGCCGGTCGGCCATTTGCCTTGCATCGGTTCGAACACGGCGTCCGAAGTTAGGAGTTCCATACTGGCAGACCAGCTTAGAGACTACAAAACTTGTTCGGGTTCACCATCTGCGTTGGGTCAGGAATAATTATTTATTACTCCTGGTTTAACTTTGCCCATCAACTGCATGCGCTCGGCCCAACGGTCTTTGATTGCCTGGGTTAACTTCGCTGTTTTGAAGCTCCCCCAGCCCAAAGATTTGCCATGTGTCGCCAGGCGACACATGGACTTGATTCTTAAGCAGCCAGGCTAGCCTGGTCGACGCGCACACCAGCGCCCATGGTCGACGAAATCGCAACCTTGCGCAGATACACGCCCTTGCTCGAAGCAGGCTTGGCTTTGTTC comes from the Janthinobacterium sp. 17J80-10 genome and includes:
- the rplL gene encoding 50S ribosomal protein L7/L12; translation: MAISKEDILEAVGALSVMELNDLVKAFEEKFGVSAAAMAVAGPAGGGAAAAAEEQTEFTVVLSEIGANKVGVIKAVREITGLGLKEAKDLVDGAPKPVKEGLPKAEAEAAKKKLEEAGAKADLK